The Benincasa hispida cultivar B227 chromosome 11, ASM972705v1, whole genome shotgun sequence genome has a segment encoding these proteins:
- the LOC120090768 gene encoding pleiotropic drug resistance protein 2-like — protein MCVFSLSTQVLDFGGCLMVGYSGIPKIENGQNPATWMLEVTAPPMEAQLDIDFADTFAKSPVYRRNQELIMELSTPAPGSKDLHFPTEYSQSFFFQCKACFWKQHQSYWRHTQYNAIRFFITIVIGTLFGLIFWNKGQKLTKQQDVLNVIGAIYSAVIFLGATNASSVQSVVAIERTAFYRERAAGMYSALPYAFAQVTKVIHPSQITTNPKT, from the exons ATGTGTGTGTTTTCATTATCTACTCAAGTGCTTGATTTTGGTGGCTGTTTGATGGTAGGCTATTCAGGGATTCCAAAGATTGAAAATGGTCAGAATCCTGCTACATGGATGCTTGAGGTTACTGCTCCTCCAATGGAGGCTCAACTAGATATTGATTTTGCTGATACTTTTGCTAAATCTCCTGTTTATCG GAGGAACCAAGAACTTATAATGGAGCTTAGTACTCCAGCTCCAGGGTCCAAAGACCTACACTTCCCAACCGAATACTCGCAATCGTTTTTCTTTCAATGCAAAGCTTGCTTCTGGAAACAACATCAATCTTATTGGAGACACACTCAATACAATGCCATACGCTTCTTCATTACAATAGTTATTGGAACCTTATTTGGTCTAATTTTCTGGAACAAGGGACAAAAATT AACCAAGCAACAAGATGTGTTGAATGTTATTGGTGCTATATATTCTGCTGTCATATTCCTTGGAGCTACCAATGCTTCATCTGTGCAGTCTGTGGTTGCTATCGAAAGAACGGCTTTCTATCGAGAAAGAGCTGCCGGAATGTATTCCGCCTTGCCGTATGCATTTGCTCAGGTGACAAAAGTTAttcacccttcacaaatcaccactaacccaaaaacttaa
- the LOC120090769 gene encoding ABC transporter G family member 34-like, whose amino-acid sequence MYPSRWCTSLGLPFLGHVRILDRLPTWTSWAMIPYQINIKLNPLFFCLQVAIETIYVSVQSVIYSLIIYSMIGFEWKLGKFLLFCYLGLMCFTYFTLYGMMVVALTPNHHIAAIVVSFFIGFWNLFAGFLIPRPVIPIWWRWYYWANPVAWTIYGIIASQVGDRDNLVQIPGFGNVGLKMFLKEGFGYDHDFIPVVVATHVVWVLIFFFVFAYGIKFLNFQRR is encoded by the exons ATGTATCCTTCAAGATGGTGCACTTCTTTAGGTTTACCATTCTTAGGACATGTTCGAATTTTGGATCGATTACCCACTTGGACTTCATGGGCTATGATACCATATCAGATAAACATCAA ATTAAAccccctttttttttgtttgcagGTGGCAATTGAGACTATCTATGTTTCTGTTCAATCTGTAATTTATAGTCTCATTATTTATAGCATGATTGGATTTGAGTGGAAATTGGGGAAGTTTCTGCTGTTCTGTTACTTAGGTTTGATGTGTTTCACATACTTCACTCTGTATGGGATGATGGTTGTAGCATTGACTCCAAACCACCACATTGCAGCCATTGTCGTGTCCTTCTTTATTGGCTTTTGGAACTTGTTCGCTGGTTTTCTCATTCCTCGACCG GTAATCCCCATTTGGTGGAGATGGTATTATTGGGCTAATCCTGTGGCTTGGACTATATATGGAATTATAGCTTCTCAAGTTGGTGACAGAGACAATCTTGTTCAGATACCAGGATTTGGTAATGTAGGATTAAAGATGTTCCTTAAAGAAGGGTTCGGGTACGACCACGACTTCATCCCAGTTGTCGTCGCAACTCATGTTGTCTGGgttctcatcttcttctttgtgTTTGCCTATGGAATCAAATTCCTTAACTTCCAAAGGAGATAG